The following nucleotide sequence is from Cricetulus griseus strain 17A/GY chromosome 9, alternate assembly CriGri-PICRH-1.0, whole genome shotgun sequence.
ATTAACTAAAAGTAGGAGcaagaatatccaaattagctaaatagaaatgaaaaggacataaaaacagataccaaggaaatccagaaaatcatcagaaCATACTTTAAAATCTTGTACTCCACCACAGTACAAACTATAAAAGAAGAGCATAATCTTTCTCAATatataccacttaccaaaatgaaatcaGGATAAGTGATTTACATAGGCCTATGACACACCCAGTAAAATAGGAGCAGTCATGAAacatctcccaaccaaaaaaaaaaaaaaaagcccatggccagataATATtaacacagaattctaccagacgtTTAAAGAACAGTTAATGCCATatattctcaaattattccacaaaatagaaacagaagctaCAATGtctaattcattttatgagatcACAGTTACCCTGATTCCCACACCACAAAAAgatccaacaaagaaagagaattatggcCCCCGTCTTGAGTTGTACAAGAAAggagctgagcaagccacaaggaataagccagtaagcatgGCCTGTCTCTGTTCCTGCTTTGCTTggcttcctgccttggctttccctTAATGATGGATTATGACCAAGGTAgatgtgtaagatgaaataaaccctttcctcgcCATACTGCCTTTGGTATTGATTGGTGTTTTATCTAAGCAATAGGAAACAAAGGAGACCCTCCCAGATCTCTCTTCCTTGCCAACTGAACCTATGACTGGGAGTTGGGCCTGACTGGGAATCACCCATTCCTCCTGCTgaaaatctttccttcctttaaaaaaccCCCATGTCTGTTATCTCACCTTCGTCCCAAGGCCCAATTTAGGGAAAGCACCAGGTCAGCTGGACTCCATTTGATTGAAGTCACTGACTAGCCACTTGTCACCAGAGGTCCTTTATTTTATGGCTCTCTGGCGTATGGTGGCTCTGAAATTGGATTTCAGAGGGGCCAACTATAGACTCAGAGTTCACAGCAACTTTTGTCTTGGGAAGGAGGGTAGAAACTACCTTATGTCATCTTCTAAGCATCACTCACAAACTCAATGCCAGGAAAGTCAGACTCCCTTTAGCTTGTGAAGGGAGTCCAGCCAGGTTATAGACACCTCTCTCTGGGTAGGAAGGTCCTCAATATGTCAGCCTTTACCTTAAAAATCTGAAGGTTAAGGCAGGAAGAAGAGGGCAAGAGAGGCTGTGTGGGAGCTGACAGGCTCAATGACAGATTTAACTTGACCCTACTTGCCATCTGCGATCATGAAAGGCAATCAACACACCCAGAGTCCATATACATCTAAGGCACATTCGAATGGCCCTAGACATTCAGTTCTCAACTCTTTTTGTCTTCCTGGCTGAGATCCCAAAAACCACTGAACAGTTAGAAACCTTATGTGTGGTCTCTAAATTTACCCATAGAACAACAAATAGTAAAATGGCTGTTGTTTCCTGTCACTAATTTGGAATTGCTCATTACATAGAACATGTAGGCAAACcattttttccccccaagatGCAGGTTGCATCTTCTGATACAAAGTTCTCCTGTATTCATATTTTCCATCTCTTGGCCGCTCCTGGCTCCTCACCTTCGGAGAGGCCCATCTTAGTGTTATGGATCCAGAAAAATGAGATTCTTAGGTTTAGATCTCTACTCCAACTGCCTGTTTCATACTTGATAGGCCATAAAATGGAGTAGTTTACTAGCTAACACAACTTTGGACGCAGTTTAGCCCATTTCAGAAAGACTAACACACTGCAGTGGGTTGCTGAAGCAATGAAACACCCCATGGCAATGTGGTGTTGTACTGTGACTGATGTATGCCTCCTCATAGCCCTTTTCTCACGTACCTAACCTAACAGAGTATTTGCATTTTGGTCCTGTCTCAGACTCATATTTGCTTCAGAGAAAGGTGAGGCATTCACCCAAGAGGGAATGATTATACAAGCACTATAGGCTAGATCCTAAgtgctctggtgtgtgtgtgtgtgtgtgtgtgtgtgtgtgtgtgtgtgtgtgtccgagtGTGattatgcacacatgcactggaGTTGTACATGGCTTCATATATGCAAAACACAagcttatccactgagccacaacCCCAGGTCTAGAATGTTTGCAAATGTTATAAAGAATTTAGAAGAGCAATGTGGAACCATGGGAAAAAGGATGAAGTGGATTTATGTCATATGGAGTTACTTTTTCCAACACAGGGTTTTTTATTAATGATTTGGAAATTCCACACAATGCATCCGCTCACATTCACTTCTCAGGCCTGTCTTCCACCCtcaagaccaccaccaccaccccctgcagaaggaaataaaaatgcaagTCCAATTAATGTTGTTCATATACTCactggagacaaaaaaaaaactattttaattctGTGTGCCTGTATGGGTATATACAAGTTCAGGTGCCAAGGTGTTCGattgtcctggagctggagttataggcagatTTGAATCTCCAAaggtggatgctaggaaccagtCTACACAAGAACTTTTAGTCACCTACCCATCACTCCAACCACCAATGTGTTTGTATAGTTTATTTAGTGTGACTTACACCATGGCatacagaggacaacttgcaggaaccAGTTCTCTCTcttcaccatgtgggtaccagaGATTACACTCAGGTCAGGAGGCTTGGTGGTGGGCCCCCTTTACCAGATGAGCCATATTGTAGGTTTTTTTATTCTTCTGACCTGGAGAATTTTTTGAAAACATCAAGTTTGAAGGTAGGCATCCATCACTTGTCATGGTGTTGCCAATGTTTTTTGTTTAGCATATCAATGAGCAAATAGCTGGGATAACTCCTCTCCCTTGTAAAGCCAGAGGACATGCCCATGTATCTCTGGATTCACGAGGGACTTCTGGGCCTCCAATGGTTCCTGAAGATTTCCTGCCATCTGTATACTGAACCATTTCATCACAGTGACCTAGAAATGATTTGTTTGCCCAACTCACCTGGAACCTGGGGCCCAAGGACTCCAGCCATACATAGCACTGCTAGAACTATTTGATAAGACTTTATCTTAATGTTCCTAATATAAGCATCAGATCAATATATTCTTAGTTCAGCAGGTGTACTAGGGTTCTCAAGAGTAACAGATATGAGCATTTGTCCTCTCATAGACacagatttattagaatgacttacaggctgtggtccagctagtctaACACTGGATGTCTActaatggaaggtccaagaacgCATTAGTTGTTCAgttcacaaggctggatgtccAGCCAGTCTTCAGTACATCCCAGAATGTCTAGTGCTGGTGAAAAATGGACTACCTATGAATAGAGCAagtttcctcctcccctgtcttttATATAAGCTTCAAGTAGGTGTGTCTCAGAATAAAAGTAAATGGATCTCCCAACCTCAAAAGACTTAAGAAAATACTCTTCACAGAAGTTATCAGTTGCTTGTATTTTAGTTAATATTAGATGTAGggaagttgacaaccaagaatagccattacaGCAGGAAACACACATTTCAAAGCATTTAGTATATTTATCTACACATCCCTTTGGATTTTGTCACTCACACATGACCCTGTGTATAATAATCAATGGAGTATTTGCTAGTTGTCTTTTAAACTTAATGAGAACTTTCAGCTTTCATATTTTAATGACTAAATGAAGCATTTAAGAACTCTGACagtgaacccccccaaaaaacaaacaacaacaaaaagaactcccTGACAGTTTCACTTATGCTTGCAGGGCAGTGTCCTGAGCTGTCCTTCAAGTGTGGGATGTCCTTACTTAGTCTGCAGGGTACACCCCAAAGCTGAAAAGGCAGTGGTTTGAAAGGCACTAGGACTGTGATTTGGTCTGCTTCTTGAACTTTatcctgtgtgtgttttctgatgccCAACAAGGTGTGACCTCTGGGTGAAAGCCTTCCCACACTGGGTGCACACATACGGGCGCTCCCCTGTGTGAGTTCTCTGATGCCTGGTGAGGTGTGAGCTCTGGCGGAAGGCTTTCCCACAGCGCTGACAATGGTAGGGTCTAGCCCCAGTATGAGTTCTCAGGTGCTGAGAGATGGCTGAGCGGTCACTGAAGGCCCTCCCACACTCTGAACACTCAAATGGTCTCTCTCCACTGTGAATTCTATAATGCTGGGTGAGGGAGGAGCTCTGAACAAAAGCTTTACCGCAGACAGTACACGTGTAAGGCTTCTCTCCCGTGTGGATCTTTTTATGGACAGAGAAATACCTAGCATTCTGGAATAGTTTACCACATTCACTGCAGCGGCAAACTTGGCTCCCCTtgtgaatttttataaaaattatctgCCGAGCTTGCTGGCTGGCGTCTCTGTCGCAATTGTCTTTCCTTGCAGTGGCCCCTTCGGAACCCCTCTGGTAACCTTTCACATGGGGACTGTATTTAATTGAAGTGTTGATTtccctgccttttcctctttccaaGGCCTTCGGGCGAATTTTTATATGGGGAGCGTGTTTTGAAGAAGTACTAATTTCCCCAACTCTCCCACTAGAGTTAGAACCCTTCTGGTTAGCTCTTCCACTTCTCAAGGAATTCCTCCTTCCCTGGACTTTACCACCCACACAGCCTTTCTGGAGAATTCTTACAGGTGAAGCCTGTGTCAAGGAACAGTTCCTGTCCctggatcttcctacctcagcccccATCAGGTGATTCGGTATAGATGAACCTTGTGCCAGGGCATTGCTGCTTTCCCCACTTTTATCCTGTCTAGGAACTTTCTTGTGAATCTTTACATTTGCATCCAGTGTCCTGGCATTGCTATTGTCCCTGACTTTACCCCTTTCAGAGCCAGTGgctttttggttaatttttgCAGGTTCTAGAAGTATAATGGCATCTTTGCTGTCCCTAGCTTCACTCTTCTCAGAACCCTGTTCGTGGTTTTGTATAGAACCATGTACCCTGGAATTGCTGTCATCTCTGACTTGCTGCCCCTCATAGTTCTTCTGCTTATTTCTTATGGGTGAGTCTCCTGGAATGGAAAtgtttttttccttggctttcctctTCCTAAAGCCCTTCTGGTTAATTTTCACATCCAAGTGCTTTCCAGGAAGAACTGCATCAACTGAGCACTGGCTTGTGTGCAGGTTACTTTGCTCCTGAGAAGTGGAGCTTTCAGAGAGGTCCACAGGGAGGCCTGTTTCCTGTACAGTTTCCACCTGACTTGATTTTATGGAATGGATTCCTTGGACCTCATCTTCTGAGATACATTCAGAGACAGTGGACTGAGTATCATTCCTTGAGAAATCTTTTGGTTTCGGGATGTGAAGTGGTTCTGCCACAGAAGTAGGAGATTCTGGAGTTAACTCTTGTTTTCCCGATGTAGGCTGCCACCCTGAAAGAAACCAAATGATCAGTGTACTGTCACTAAAAATGCCAGAATGACACTATAACAAAAGGTATTAAAAAATGAGATTacatcctctttctttctttctttcttcctttctttctttttttggtttttttgagacatggtttctctgtgtagctttggagcctgtcctggcactcgctctggagaccaggctggcctcgaactcacagagatctgctttcctctgccaaCCGAGtgcgggattaaaggcgtgggccaccaacgcccagctctacATCCTCTTTTCCAATAGTCATTCAGTCTATGGAATGACTCACACATTGTTTAGCACCAAAACCAGGAACAATCGATTTGATGATCAAGATACTGGGGTAAGAGAATGGAGTGTTTCCACTTCCCAAAGACAAACCAAACCTGAGGCTGCTTCTGTGCACTCAAGGTTCCCTACACACAAAGGGTCATAGATCTAGATAAAGATCCCTGACAGAATAAGAGACCCTCTCTATCCTTACAATGGGTAGAGCCAAAGTATGAGACCTGAGGGGACCCTTGGCTTCTCAATGTAGACATGATCTTACCCACAGAGACCAAGTTGTCcaaggtctccagcatcacatcacAATACTCATTTCTTTGCATTGGTCCTAGTAGCTGCCACTCATCCTGACTGAAGTCCACTGCCACATCCTGGAAGGTCACTGGCTCCTGTAATGTCATAAAAGTCTGGTGTTTATCAATGGGGGCAGAAGAAAGGACACTGAGATATTATAACAGATAGGGACTCCTCTGCTTTGGTGGTTTGCTCAGAGACAATGACCTCTCCAGCAGAAAGACATCCAAAGGGTATTTCTCTAAATGAAAGTCTTGTCCCCAAGCAGGTAGACAGAGCCCCTGATTGACAAAGACCTACAATTGCAATAAGCAAGGCACATCAATCATACTAGCATCTGTATCAAGGCTGCACCTTAAGGGCAGCATCTTACCAGAGGACCTTCTTCCTCTAGGACAGCCTTGTCCTCTAGGGTAAAACCCACAATGAAGATGTCTGCCTGTGAGACAGGTCTGACCTATGTAGAGCATTCACCTGTTATTGCAGGTTTCATGAGCCCCTAAAGATTCTTAAAAAAAGACTGTTCCACTTCACCAACCTACCTGGATTGGGGAGGTATTTTGCCCAGATGGGGAAGAGCCTACCTCAGAAGGAACAGATTTCTGAGAAGGAAGTCTGGGATTCATCAATCTGTATCTTCCCATTGCCACTCAGTAGCCTTAACTGAAGCCTGCTCTAGACTGTTCATTACATGAGTCATCAATTTCAATCACATGCCCGAGCAAGGATAAACTGTTTAGAGGGAAAAGGGTACTAACTAATGCCATATACACACCACATCATATAGCCGACAGGCTAATTATGCTGTATGCACAGCGCCTTAGTTTGGTCCAGACAGATCTGAGCTGTGCTGTCCCATTCCTAATTCCCCAGCTGAGTGTTTCTGAAGGACAAGGGCTCTCTCATTCTAACCGGGTACAATGTGGTTCATATAGGCTGCCTTAGTTGCTCTGCTTCTCATGTTCACCAGCTTTGGGCCACTTACTCCTGCCTTTTCCTTTGTCTATGGCCAGGTCACAATGTCAGGAGGCAGGATTGCCCTTCACACCTTGGATGTTGCAGAACTCCACTCATTCCAAAGAACTCAGAATGTTAAAACTGCCTatcatgggactggagagatggctcagaggttaagagcactaactgttcttccagaggtcctgagttcaatttccagcaaccacatggtggctcacaaccaccttgaatgagatctgcatgcaggcagaagactgtatacataattaataaaatcttaaaataataaaaaaaactgccTATCATGTGTGAAGCCTCAGCAAGTCTCAGGGTAGAAGGGGGCATCTTAGGGTTGGGCGCCTTATGAAAAAAGGCACAAAAGGTAAGGTTTTTGCTTACCTCAGGTGGTACAGTAACTGGTAAGGTGGCTAtgtccttgtttttctctttcagtcgATCAGTGGACTCCTTATGGCAAgcaggcagagctggagaagatgACACAGGAAGGGATCAATGGTAGCCCTCAGGCAGGCAGAACTGCCAGGCTCTGCAACCCCTGAGCCGTGCATATCCAAGTCCCTTGACAGTCTATGCTGACCTCTTCACAAGGGGGAACCAATTCCTTTACCTGGAGGGGCCCAGACTGTCACCCTGCATGGACCACTGACGGACTGGGGTTTCCAGGATTGAAACCTTTTGTCCCCTTCCCCGTCCAGCATCACTTTCAGGCTCTAGCTTCTGAGGTAATGGCTTCCTCATACTTTCTTCTTAGAGGGAAAGTCGGTTTCTAGTCTGCAAGCCCTTAACTTGCTCAAGTGGCTCACCCTCCCTTCTGCTGCCTTGCAGAAGGCTTTCTTTGGTCACAGGGTGTGCACCCATTTTGTGCTGCCATCTTACATATTACTTGCAGTGCTAACAGCTCTGCCAAGGACTCCTTATGGTCTAGCCTTTCCCAAGTGCCTCCACAGGCTCCACGGTCTCTCACGATGCTGATTCTACTCCAACTAGCATGGGGCAGATGAGGTGACTCAGGTTGGTCTACAATGCTATCACCTAGTGTAAATGGACTCTGGGAGATACAGGGGACCACAGGCTTTCAGAGCAATTGAAGCCTTTGCTGGAACATTTAAgaaagagaaatcctgtgttaGGAAGTTGTAATGTAATTGTCTGAAGACAGACAACTGGGATATGCAAAAGGGATAAGCTCAGGAGGTCAATGACCTTCCTAAGCATGCATGTTCCCTTCCTAGATTTAGAAAATCCTGGAATTCCTCCAGTAAACTTTCCTTTCTTGGAGCCACGTGTTAGGTTTTGTGAGTGACATAAAAGAATCCCAACTAGTTCACTGACCACAAATAGTTTTCTCAGGGTCCTCTGTGAAAGGTCAGGGTCCTCACGCTGTGACATGGTAAACATAAGCTAAATTCAATTTCATCTCCTAAGCACTACtgcttttttggtgtttgtaaTTGTGGTGTTTGTCATttgggtatatgtgtgtttggGTACATGCAGAGGTCAAAGGAGGATCTCTGGTGTCTGCTCCATCCCTCTTGCTGTATTCTGTTGAGTCATGTTCTCTCATTGAACTTGTAGCCAGGAAACCCTAGtgaacttcctgtctcctcctactcTAATAGTGTTTTATAGGTATGCATGACCATGACCAGGTTTTAAATGAAGCTTCTGGGGAGTGAAACTGCAGTCAAGTGTCATTATCTGTACCAGATCCCCAaattctggggattaaacccagaatGCTTTGCAGCCTAGGTAAGAATTCCACTTCTAATAACAGCTCCAGTTGTTTTCTATTGTGAGGCAGAGTTGTGATACATTattcacactggccttgaactcacttgtagcccaggcaggccttgaactggTGACTTAATTTGAACTCTTGAGTATCTATGCCATCAGGTCTGACAAAATATAATAAGGTTCCAGAGACCAGAGTTCTGGTCCTAGCCCCACTTGGCCAAAATCAAGACTTT
It contains:
- the LOC100768449 gene encoding LOW QUALITY PROTEIN: neurotrophin receptor-interacting factor 1 isoform X2 (The sequence of the model RefSeq protein was modified relative to this genomic sequence to represent the inferred CDS: deleted 2 bases in 1 codon), with product MSSTAAPGRPREPIEFEDVSLTFTEEEWALLGHEQKCLYKEIMLENYNNVISVEHHFSKPNVISQLEEVEDFWPVERESPQETFPGSSEPSLDDGIKSFPDENPLMKIKVVEVLTLNKDVAGPRNALIQSLYSESGEDLRPGELKPVQQPGTHLTDSEVAHQKFRHFQYEESDDPQQAVSQLRELCHRWLQPNIHSKNWILELLVLEQFLSALPEKLRVWVESHHPEDCQAAVALVENVTSVSKEGALPACHKESTDRLKEKNKDIATLPVTVPPEEPVTFQDVAVDFSQDEWQLLGPMQRNEYCDVMLETLDNLVSVGWQPTSGKQELTPESPTSVAEPLHIPKPKDFSRNDTQSTVSECISEDEVQGIHSIKSSQVETVQETGLPVDLSESSTSQEQSNLHTSQCSVDAVLPGKHLDVKINQKGFRKRKAKEKNISIPGDSPIRNKQKNYEGQQVRDDSNSRVHGSIQNHEQGSEKSEARDSKDAIILLEPAKINQKATGSERGKVRDNSNARTLDANVKIHKKVPRQDKSGESSNALAQGSSIPNHLMGAEVGRSRDRNCSLTQASPVRILQKGCVGGKVQGRRNSLRSGRANQKGSNSSGRVGEISTSSKHAPHIKIRPKALERGKGREINTSIKYSPHVKGYQRGSEGATARKDNCDRDASQQARQIIFIKIHKGSQVCRCSECGKLFQNARYFSVHKKIHTGEKPYTCTVCGKAFVQSSSLTQHYRIHSGERPFECSECGRAFSDRSAISQHLRTHTGARPYHCQRCGKAFRQSSHLTRHQRTHTGERPYVCTQCGKAFTQRSHLVGHQKTHRIKFKKQTKSQS